The genomic window CAACTGAGGGCCAAGAGCGGCTCGGATCTGCCTCTCTGCTGCTTCATCGAGCAGGTCAAGCTGCAGCTCGCCGGCGGAAAATCGCCGGAGGAACTGCAGAGAGAGGCAGCCAATAGCAACATGCCCCGCCATCTCTCGGATACCTACAAAGCCTGGGCGATGCCCGATTGAAAGACCTTGTCCGGTCGACACCTGATGCCGGCCGGAACCTTCTCTTCCTACGTACATTCATCAATCGCGTGAAAGCGCGATGGCCGTTGCGTTCAGACAGAGGAGAAAATCATGCGACTTTTCGAATGCGGCACGCTCGTTCCCGGCTGCGCCTGGCACACTCGGGCGGATAATGACGCAGAAGTGATCCGCCGTGCCGTCGAGCACATGAGGGCCGATCACGGCGAAACGATCATCCGCGAAAACATGGTCGACAACATCAAGGCCCGCATCCGCGACGAAGCGACCGCAGCCTGATTTGCCGATGGCCAGACGTCAGCTATGACGGTCGAGCCGCGCCGCATCCACCGGATGCGGCGCGATGTCATGATCGGAGACGCTCCTGCAGCCGGGCGAGCAATGCTGCCCGGTCGGAAGCGAAATTTTCCTCCACCCACTGGTTTTCCAGCGCCGCTAGCAGTTCGCCGACGCGCGGGCCTGCGGCAATGCCGGCCGAGATGACGTCGCCACCATTCACGGGAAATGGCGGCTTCTTCCAATTCATCGCCTGATCGAGGAGCTTTATGAGGCGCGCCGTGCGCGCCATTTCGGCAAGATCGCCTTCGGCCTTGCCGCGCGCAATGCTGAGCGCCAGCTTCAGCCGTGTCGTGATGCCCTCGGCACCATTGCGATAAAGCAGCCGTTCGAAGGCGGCCGAGGAAATTTCGTCATTGACCGGAGCCGCCATCGCCCAGGCCTTGAGAGTGGCCGCTTCCGCATTGGAAAGCTTCAACCGACCGGCAAGCGCTTCCAGCCGCGCCGCATCCGGCGGCACGATCGCCGCAAGGCGCAGCAGCGGATCGGGCGCCCAGCCGAAAGCCTTTTCGGTGGCGACCAACGACGGAATCGCATCGATCCCCCATTTTTCGGACTCCGGCAGGATTTCGGTCAGCACCGCCACCTGGCGCATCCAGAGCAGCGCCCGGCCGGGATCGGCGGCACCGAGCAGCTTTCTCAACTCCGACCAGACGCGCTCCGCCGACAGCGTCTTCAGTTTCGAACGCGCATGAGAACACGCCTTCAGCCCCTCGGCATCCGGCCGTCCGGAACCGTAAAAGGCAAAGAAGCGGAAGAAGCGCAGGATACGCAGATGATCCTCGGCAATGCGCGTCGCCGCATCGCCGATGAAGCGGATATTGCGCGTTTCGATATCGGCAAGCCCGCCGACGAGATCCACCACCTCGCCTCTGGCATCGGCATAGAGCGCATTGATCGTCAGGTCTCGCCGTTCCGCATCGGCCTTCCAGTCGGTGCTGAAGGCAACCTTGGCGCGGCGCCCGTCGGTCTCGACGTCGGTGCGCAGCGTCGTCACCTCAAAGGGCTTGCCGTCGATGACAAGCGTCACCGTGCCGTGCTGCAGGCCCGTCGGAACCGCCTTGGCGCCGGCGGCCGCCGCCCGCTCGATGACGATCTCCGGCGTCAGCGTCGTGGCGATGTCGATATCGCTGACCGGCAGCCCCATCAGGCTGTTGCGCACCGCGCCGCCCACCACCCGAGCTTCCCCGCCGTTGGTGTTGAGAAGCGCAAGCACCCGGCCGAGCGCCGGATCGCGGAACCATGCTTGGTCGGCAAGGCCGGTCATGCATAAAGCCTTTCGTAAAGCGTGCGGACGATGCCGGCGGTGATGCCCCAGATCATCCTGGTTTCATAGGGCATGCGGTAGAAATGCCGGTCGATGCCGTCGATGATGCGTTTGTCGCGGCTGTGATTGGCCGGGTTCATCAAAAAGGAAAGCGGCACCTCGAACACGTCGTCCACCTCGGCCGGGTTCGGCCTCAGCGCGAAGCCGGGGGTGACGACGCCGAGCACCGGCGTAATCCGGAAACCTGTCGAAGCAAGATAGTTCGGCAGCCGCCCGACGGTTTCGACGAAAGAGCCGGCAAGGCCGATCTCTTCCTCCGTCTCGCGGATCGCCGCTCTTTCGGGCGAGATGTCGGCCGGATCGATCGAGCCGCCGGGAAAGGCGATCTGACCGGAATGCTTGCGCAGCGTCGCCGTGCGCTTGGTGAAAATCACATGCGCCTCCTCGCCGTCATCGACGACGGGCACGAGCACGGCGGCATCACGCAGCTTGAAGGTCGCGACCTCCGCCACGATGTCGGGGTTGAGAATATGGTCGCCGTGATCGCGCCAGGCATGGTCCACAGGCCCGCCGTTCTGATTGAGCGCGCGGCGGCGGAACTCGGCTGCTGAAAACAGCGGATAACGTTGGGGAATCGCATCGTTCATCGGCAAAGCGCATCCAGTTCGTCGGCCGGCATGATGGGGAAGACCTCGCCTGCGGAGCGGACCGCAAACATCGCCTGCCCCTCAACGTCGAGTGTCTCGCCGAGTGCCGCTAGTTCATACATCACCGCACGTGACACCAGCGCCTCCAGCCGCCCGCGCACATGCAGATAGGGTTTCAGTTCGGCATTGCCGCCTGTTATGGCAAAACGCAGCCGATGCTCTCCTCCCGCCTCCACAACATCGCCGACATTGGTGCGGAATGTCAGCACCTGTTGGCCATCCCGATCCGTCACACTCATCTCCACGGCGATGAAAGGCGCATCGGTGACCCTGATCCCGACCTTTTCCACAGGAGTTACGAGATAGGTTTTCTCGTCCTCGTCCTTTCTCAAAACCGTCGAAAACAGCCGCACCAGCGCCGGCCGGCCGATCGGCGTACCCATGTAGAACCAGGTGCCGTCGGCCCTGATCTCCATGTCGATATCGCCGCAAAAGGGCGGATTCCACCGCTCGACCGGCGGCAACCCGCGTTTTTTGCCGCC from Rhizobium sp. Pop5 includes these protein-coding regions:
- a CDS encoding DUF1059 domain-containing protein, translated to MRLFECGTLVPGCAWHTRADNDAEVIRRAVEHMRADHGETIIRENMVDNIKARIRDEATAA
- a CDS encoding DUF1285 domain-containing protein gives rise to the protein MAAEEISGRADAAGLAALISRASQENGGKKRGLPPVERWNPPFCGDIDMEIRADGTWFYMGTPIGRPALVRLFSTVLRKDEDEKTYLVTPVEKVGIRVTDAPFIAVEMSVTDRDGQQVLTFRTNVGDVVEAGGEHRLRFAITGGNAELKPYLHVRGRLEALVSRAVMYELAALGETLDVEGQAMFAVRSAGEVFPIMPADELDALCR
- a CDS encoding CoA pyrophosphatase, whose protein sequence is MNDAIPQRYPLFSAAEFRRRALNQNGGPVDHAWRDHGDHILNPDIVAEVATFKLRDAAVLVPVVDDGEEAHVIFTKRTATLRKHSGQIAFPGGSIDPADISPERAAIRETEEEIGLAGSFVETVGRLPNYLASTGFRITPVLGVVTPGFALRPNPAEVDDVFEVPLSFLMNPANHSRDKRIIDGIDRHFYRMPYETRMIWGITAGIVRTLYERLYA
- a CDS encoding CCA tRNA nucleotidyltransferase is translated as MTGLADQAWFRDPALGRVLALLNTNGGEARVVGGAVRNSLMGLPVSDIDIATTLTPEIVIERAAAAGAKAVPTGLQHGTVTLVIDGKPFEVTTLRTDVETDGRRAKVAFSTDWKADAERRDLTINALYADARGEVVDLVGGLADIETRNIRFIGDAATRIAEDHLRILRFFRFFAFYGSGRPDAEGLKACSHARSKLKTLSAERVWSELRKLLGAADPGRALLWMRQVAVLTEILPESEKWGIDAIPSLVATEKAFGWAPDPLLRLAAIVPPDAARLEALAGRLKLSNAEAATLKAWAMAAPVNDEISSAAFERLLYRNGAEGITTRLKLALSIARGKAEGDLAEMARTARLIKLLDQAMNWKKPPFPVNGGDVISAGIAAGPRVGELLAALENQWVEENFASDRAALLARLQERLRS